The genomic interval AGTTCGGGATCGGAAAAGAACGATCCCATGCGGTACTGCTCGAAGAACTTCACCGCGCCGTCGACGCTGACGATGATCTTCGATTCGTCCGGGGCGCCCAGTTCGCCGATGCCGCGGATGTTGAACGACTGGCCGCCGACACGATCCGAGCCGACCATCGTTACGCCCGGAGTCTGGCGGAAGATGTCGGCGATGGTGGTCGCCTGGGCGCTGTCGATCTCTTCCTGGTCGATGACCGTCACCGCCTGCGGCGTGTCGATCGCCACCTTCTCGACGCCGGCACCGACAACGATGCGCTGCAGCGCGGTGGTGGCGACCCGCGTCGCCGATGTCTCTTCATCCTCGGCACGTGCCGCCTGGGATAATGCCAGAATTCCGAGTGCGACGCCGCTCATCAACGCGGCCGCATTCCTGTGCGCCAGCCCCATGCTCTTCATCCTTTCACGGTGGTTCGCTGGCTGGCGCGCGCTTGCTTGCGGAACACGAATTGTCTGATTAACCTGAGTATCTGTATCAGGTATTGCGTTGGATACGAAATATGAATTATTGAGTCAACAATCGATCGGCATCGCGCCGGTCGGCTGCCGAGACGGCGGCCGGCCGGAAGGCGGCGCCGGTCGGGTTTCCCTCCGGTGGAGGGCGCTGACCGGGTCATGCGCACGACAGAGCGTTCCCGCCAGGTTCAACCCCAGCTTCAGGACGGTTGGCTGGCCCAGCAGCGATGGCTCGCGGCACCGTTCCCTGCGAAGGGATCGGGCTGCGCGACGCAGCGACAGACTTGGGACCATATAGCGACATGACAGCCGACAGCAGACCCACCCCCAACGCCATCCGCCGTGCCCGGGCCGATCATCCCGAACGGCGCGAGCGCGACCTCGCGCGCGACCTCGGCATTTCCGAGGCCGAACTGGTCGCCGCCTTCTGCGGCAAGGGCGTCACCCGTGTCACGCCCTCGATGAGCGCCATCTGCTCGGCAATGGCGCCGGTCGGCGAGGTCATGATCCTGACCCGCAACGACAGCGCCGTGCACGAGAAGATCGGCGTATTCGAGAAGTTCGTCGACGGCAGCCGGGCAGGGCTCATGCTCGGCGCCAACATCGACACCCGGATGTTCCCCGGCGAATGGGTGCACGGCTTTGCGGTCGAGAAGCAGACCGAACACGGTCCGCGCCGCAGCCTGCAGATCTTCGACCGCCATGGCGACGCCGTGTTCAAGATCCATCTGCGTCCGGCCTCCAACCTCGACGCCTGGAACGCCCTGATCGGCAGCCTGACGGTCGAGGACCAGACCGCGGGTCTGGTCGAGGCGCCGAAGCCGGCCGAACGCACGGCCCGTCAGCCGCTCGATCCGTCCAAGCAGGCGCCGCTGCGCGAGCGCTGGGGCGCCATGAACGATCCGCACCAGTTCTTCGGCATCCTGCGCGATCTCGACCTGCCGCGGCTGAACGCGCTGGAGCTTGCCGGCGACGACTACGCCTGGCGGCTCGACGGCGACGCGGTGCTGGCGATGATGCGCCATGCGGCCGCCGAACAGATCCCGATCATGTGCTTCGTCGGCAACCGCGGCTGCATCCAGATCCATTCCGGCCCGATCGCGGCGCTGAAGGAGATGGGGCCGTGGATGAACGTCCTCGACCCGACCTTCCATCTGCACCTGCGCATGGACCACATCAAGGACGTGTGGGCCGTGCGCAAGGGCGCCGACAAGGGCCACGTCACCTCGGTCGAGGCCTTCGACGGCGACGGCAACCACATCATCCAGTTCTTCGGCGTGCGCGGGGAGGGCAACCACGAGCGCGCCGACTGGCGCTCGCTGGTCGAGAAGCTGCCGCGCATGACTGAGCTCCAGGCAGTCTGACGGCGGAGCGGTTCCATGACATGCACCCTTCTCTTCTCCGCTCTCGACAGGGTCCGCCGCAAGGCGGCGGTTGTCGCCCTGTCCGCCCTGCTCGCTGGAGCGCCGGCGGCGCTGGCCGAGTCGGCCGACCTGTCGGAGGCCGGTCGCATCGTCGCTCTCGGCGGTTCGCTGACGGAGATCGTCTATGCCCTTGGCGAGCAGGACCGTCTGGTCGCCCGCGACAGCACCAGCACCTATCCGCCCGAGGCGGTCTCCCTTCCGGACGCCGGCTACTTCCGCGCCCTGTCGCCGGAGGGCGTGCTGTCGGTCGGGCCCGACGCCATCCTGTCGCTCGAAGGCAGCGGTCCGCCGGAGACCATCGGCCTGCTCAGGCAGGCCGGCCTGCCGATCGTGTTCGTGCCCGAGGCGTTTACGGCCGAGGGCATCCTCGCCAAGGTGCGTGCCGTCGGCGCGGCGCTCGGCGTGGTGGACAAGGCGGAGGCGCTCGCAGCCGCACTCGAAGCCGATCTCACGGCAACGGCCGAGGCCGTCCGGGGGCACCCGGAGCGCCCGCGCGTGCTGTTCGTTCTGTCGATGAACGGCGGTCGCGTACTGGCCTCCGGTTCGGGGACCGCCGCCGACGGCATGATCGCGCTCGCCGGCGCCGTCAACGCGGTCACCGGTTTCGAGGGCTACAAGCAGCTCACCGACGAGGCGATCACCGAGGCGCGGCCCGACGTCATCCTGATGATGGACCGCGGCGGCGAGCACGACGCCAGCGTCGATCAGCTGTTCGCCCATCCGGCGATCGCGCTCACCCCGGCCGGGCAGAACCGGCGCGTGGTGCGCATGGACGGGCTCTACCTGCTCGGCTTCGGCCCGCGTACGGCAGCGGCGGCGCGCGATCTCGCCCGCGCCCTGGCCAGCGACAGCTAGGCGGGGTCGGGTCATGGCGGACCAGGTTCTCGGCGTCCCGGCGCCGGCCCGGACGGTTCTCGACGGCGATCGCGGCCCGCGCGCGCGCCTCGTCATCGCCGCGCTCGCGGTGCTGCTGCTGGCGGTGATGGCGTTCTCCCTGACCACCGGCGCGATCAGCCTGTCGGTCGTCGACGTCGTGGCCGGCTGGCTCGGCCTCGGGACCGAGGCTGCGGCCGGGCCGGAAGCGCTGCGCGACCGCATCATCCTCGGCGAGATCCGTTTGCCGCGCGTCGTGCTTGGCGCGCTGGTCGGCGCTTCGCTGGCGGTCTCGGGTGCGGTCATGCAGGGCCTGTTCCGCAATCCGCTCGCCGATCCGGGAATCGTCGGGGTGTCGGCAGGGGCAGCGCTCGGCGCTGCGGGCCTGATCGTGCTCGGCGGGACGGTGTTCAGTCCGCTGCTTGCCGTCGCCGGCATCTTCGCCCTGCCGCTCGCCGCCTTCCTCGGCGGTCTGGCGACGACGCTCGTGCTCTACCGGATCGGTACCCGCGGCGGCTATACGTCGATCGCCACCATGCTGCTCGCGGGCATCGCGCTCGGAGCCCTGTCGGGAGCGCTGACCGGCCTGCTGGTGTTCGTCGCCAACGACCAGCAACTGCGCGACCTGACCTTCTGGGGGCTCGGCTCGCTCGCCGGCGCGACCTGGGAGAAGGTGCTCGCCGCCGGGCCGATCATCGCCGTCGTGCTCGTCGTGGTGCCGACCATGGCGCGCGGGCTCAACGCCCTGGTGCTCGGCGAGGCGGTCGCCGGCCACCTCGGCATCCGTGTGCAGCGGCTGAAGGGGCTCGCCATCGTCGCGGTGGCCGCGGCGACCGGCGCGGGCGTCGCGGTCAGCGGCGGCATCGGCTTCGTCGGCATCGTCGTGCCGCATCTGCTGCGGCTCACCATCGGCCCGGATCACCGCTACCTGCTGCCGGCCTGCGCGCTGCTCGGGGCGAGCCTGTTGATCCTCGCCGACACGGTGGCGCGCACCATCGTGGCGCCGGCCGAACTGCCGATCGGCATCCTGACCGCCATCGCCGGGGCGCCGTTCTTCCTGTGGATCCTGCTCAAGCGCAAGGGACTGTCGATCGCATGACCCGTGATGCCGGCCTGCTCGAGACCGCGCGCCTGTCCGTGTCCATCCACGGCAAGCGCATCCTGCACGACATCGACCTGACCGCCCGCGCCGGCACGCTGACCGCCATCGTCGGCCCCAACGGCTCGGGCAAGTCGACGCTGCTCAAGGCGCTGTCGAGCGAGCTGCCGTTTGCCGGCAGCGCCCGCCTCAACGGCCGTTGCATCGCCGCCAGCCCTCCCGCCGACATGGCGCGCCGGCGTGCCGTTCTACCGCAGCAGTCGGCGATCAACTTCCCGCTGACGGTGACCGAGGTCGTGCGCCTGGGCGGCGAGATGGTCGAGCCGGCCCGCCTCCGCCAGGCGCTGGACCTCGTCGGCCTGGCAGGTTTCGGCGGACGCATGTACTATGACCTGTCGGGCGGCGAGCAGCAACGCGTCCAACTCGCCCGGGTGCTGTGCCAGATCTGGGAGCCGGTGGCCGACGGCGAGCCGCGCTGGCTGCTCCTCGATGAACCGGTGTCGAGCCTCGACATCCACCACCAGCTGCTGGTCATGCAGCTTGCGGCCGGCTACGCCAGGGCCGGCGGCGGCGTCGTCGCGGTAATGCACGACCTCAACCTGACCGCCATGTTCGCCGGCCACGTGCTGGCGATGAAGAACGGCCGCCTCGCCGCCGCCGGCACCCCGGCCGAAACCCTGACCACGCCGGTGCTGTCGCATGTGTTCAGCTGTGCGCTGACCGTCGGCGCGGCGCCGCAACGGGGGGAGCCCTTCGTGCTGCCCCATTCGGTCGACCTCGGCGCGCTCAGCTACGGCTGAGGGCAGGGGAGGTGCACCCCGGTCCCGGCAGAGGGCGGACGGGGCGGCGCCGGTCAATCGGCCGGCGCGAGCCGCACCAGCTTGCCGTCGTCCTCGTCGGTCAGCAGGTAGAGCATGCCGTCCGGCCCGCTCCTGACGTCGCGGATGCGCCAGCCGAACGCCTCCAGCAGCCGCTCCTCGCCGACGATGCGGCCGTCCTCGATCTCCAGCCGGTTGAGATGGGTCAGCGCCAACGCGCCGAGGAACAGATCGCCCCGCCAGGCGGGGAACAGGTCGCCGTCGTAGAAGGTCATGCCCGACGGCGCGATCGACGGCACCCAGACGTGGATCGGCTGCTCGGTGCCGGGCTTTTCCTGGCCTTCGCCGATCGGCAGGCCCGAATAGGCGCGCCCATGGGTGACCAGCGGCCAGCCGAAGTTGCTGCCCGCCGAAATAACGTTGACCTCGTCGCCGCCGCGCGGACCGTGCTCGTGGGCCCAGATCGCGCCCCAAGGCGTCACCGCCAGCCCCTGCGGGTTGCGGTTGCCGTAGGTGAAGATCTCGGGCAGGGCGCCCGGCCGCCCGGCGAACGGATTGTCCGGCGCCGGCGCGCCGTCGCGGGTCAGCCGCAGCACCTTACCTGAATGCCAGGCGAGGTCCTGCGCGGTGTCGTCGCGGCCGCGGTCGCCGACCGTGACGTAGAGGAGCCCGTCCGGCCCGAAGGCGAGGCGCGAGCCGAAGTGGCGCGAGGTCGAGCCGGGCGTCTTCGCCGTGAACAGCACGGCGAGATCCTCCAGCGCCGTCTCGCCGAGCCGCGCCCGCGCCAGGCGGGTGGTCGCGCCGCCCTCGACCGGCGCCGCATAGGTGAAATAGATCAGTCGGTTCGAGGAAAAGTCCGGGTCGAGCACAACGTCGAGCAGGCCGCCCTGGCCGCGGTCATAGACCTCCGGCACGCCGGCAAGCGGTGCGCCGACCGTGCCGTCGGCCTCGACGACGCGCATGCGCCCTGGCCGTTCGGTGACGAGCATGCGCCCGTCGGGCAGGAACGCCAGCGCCCAGGGGTTTTCCAGCCGGTCGGTGAGCACCTCGACGCGGAACGCCGCCTGCTGCGAGCGCACGACCTCCTGCGCCGCGCCGGGCAGGACGGACAGGCCGAGGACGGCGGCTGCGAGCGCGGCGAGCGGACGGCGGCAGAAACGGCGGACACGGAACACGGCGACACCTCCCCTAGCTGGACGATCCTTGGCTGGACGATCCCTTGGCTGGACGATCTCCGGGCCATATGGGGCGCCGGCGGGGCGCGGCAACCGGCGGGGCGGCGTTTGCCGCCCACACCATGGCGGCGCTCCGCTCCAGCGGGTCGGCGTGTTCTTGTCGCATGGCAAGGGCGCGAAACGCTGTTCAATCTGCCCACGAATTGATCTAAGCGTCCGAAAACTAGGCAGCCGGCGATTCCGGACACGAAAGCAGACAGATGAAATCGATCGACGAGAAACTGCAGCCAATCCTTGCCGAGGTGATCCGGCGCAACGCCGGCGAACCGGAGTTCCATCAGGCCGTTCACGAGGTGCTGGAGAGCCTGGGCCGCGTCGTCGCCAAGCATCCGCATTACCTCGACCTCGCGCTGATCGAGCGGATCTGCGAACCAGAACGCCAGATCATTTTCCGCATCCCGTGGACCGACGATAAGGGCCAGGTCCAGATCAACCGCGGCTTCCGGGTCCAGTTCAACTCCGCGCTTGGGCCCTACAAGGGGGGAATGCGCTTCCATCCCTCGGTGAATGTCGGGATCATCAAGTTCCTGGGCTTCGAGCAGACCTTCAAGAACGCGCTGACGGGCATGCCCATCGGCGGCGGCAAGGGCGGGTCCGACTTCGACCCCAAGGGCAGGTCCGATGCCGAGATCATGCGCTTCTGCCAGTCGCTGATGACCGAACTGCACCGTCACCTCGGCGACCAGACCGATGTGCCGGCGGGCGACATCGGCGTGGGCGGGCGCGAGATCGGCTACATGTTCGGCCAGTACAAGCGCCTGACCAACCGGTTCGAGGCCGGCGTCTTCACCGGCAAGGCGCTCGCCTACGGCGGGTCGCGCGCCCGCACCGAGGCGACCGGCTATGGCAGCACCTATTTCGTGCAGGCGATGCTGCAGACCCGCGGCACCGATTTCGAGGGCAAGAAGGTCGTCGTTTCGGGCTCGGGCAACGTGGCGATCTACACGATCGAGAAGGTCCAATCCTTCGGCGGACAGGTCATCGCCGTCTCGGACTCCAGCGGCTACGTCCTCGACGAAGCCGGCGTCGATCTGGCTCTGTTGAAGGAGGTCAAGACCGTGCGCCGCGAGCGGATATCGGAATATGCCCGGCGCCGCGGCGTCGGCGCGCATTTCATCGCTTGCGACAAGAGTTCGATCTGGGAGGTGCCGTGCGATGTCGCGATGCCGTCCGCGACGCAGAACGAGCTGTCCGGCAAGGACGCACGCGCGCTGGTCAAGAACGGCGTGATCGCGGTCGGCGAAGGCGCGAACATGCCCTCCACCCCCGAGGCGGTGAAGGTGTTCCGCGATGCTGGCGTTCTGTTCGCCCCCGGCAAGGCGGCGAATGCGGGCGGCGTGGCGACCTCGGCCCTGGAGATGCAGCAGAACGCCAGCCGCGACAGCTGGAGCTTCGAGCAGACCGAGGCGCGTCTCGCCGTCATCATGCGCAACATCCACGACACCTGCCACCAGACCGCCGAGGAATACGGCGCGCCGGGCGATTATGTCCTGGGCGCCAACATCGCCGGCTTCGTGCGCGTGGCCGAAGCGATGCGCATGCTGGGCGTCATCTGACGGCCTGGGCCGAACACGAAGGACCGGCCGACGAGATCCACGTCGTCGGCCGCATCCGCTGGGTCGCGCGGGAGATCTGAGATGATCGCGTTCCAGGAGATCGACGATGCCGATCCGGCGCTGGCGCACTCACCGCTGGTGCGCGGGGTGGAGAAGACCTTCGCCTGGATCGGCGAGCATGGCGGCATCCCCCTGACGCCGTCCAGGGCGTTCAAGCGGGTGTTCGTGCACTGGGCCGCGGCCGCGTTCGACTGGCCCGGCCACACCGAGGCGGACCTCTTCGCCGTCAATAAGGTGCTGAACGAGCCCGACTTCGCCCCGCTCATGGTTCTGCACGACCTGATGATCGCGATGAAGCTCGGCCGGCACTACAAGGGCGAGTTCCGCCTGACAAAGGCAGGCGAGGTGCTGGCGGGCCATCCCGGTCGGATCTTCGGCACGGTCGTCCCGTTCTTCCTGTTCCGGATCATCCACGCCAGCATGTCGCGGTTCGACGACGCGCCGATCCTGGGCAACTGGGACGTGTTCCTGAACGTGCTCAACGTCGAGACCGAGGACGGCGCCACCGGCGCGCACCTCCGCCGCGTGTTCTTCGGAGAACCCGAGAAGGGGCCGTTGCCGCGCTACGACGAGGTGATGGGCCAGCTCTACATCCAGGTGCTGCGTCCGCTTTGCTGGTCGGGACTTCTGCAGCAGGAGCGAGCAGCGCCCAGCTATCGGTTCGAGGACGCGGTGTTCATGAAGACCCCGCTGTGGCGGGCGGCGCTGCGGCTTGAGACCGATGGGATGATTGGTAGGGTGTCCACTTAACCTTCTTGGCTAACGAATGACATGACGGTTTCGACAGGCCGTCTGCCTTGGTTGCGGTAGCCCAGATGCGGGCGCTCTGTGTTGTAGTGGACGAGCCAGGCGTCGAGATCGGCCTGCAGGGCTTCGACGGTCTCGTAGAAAGTCTCGCGCATCTTCACCCGGAAGAACTCGTCCAGCACCGTGCCGTTGAAGCGCTCGACGAAGCCGTTGGTCTTTGGCGTCTTCACCTTCGTGCGGCGGTGCTCGATGCCATTGAGGTCGAGATA from Polymorphum gilvum SL003B-26A1 carries:
- a CDS encoding hemin-degrading factor yields the protein MTADSRPTPNAIRRARADHPERRERDLARDLGISEAELVAAFCGKGVTRVTPSMSAICSAMAPVGEVMILTRNDSAVHEKIGVFEKFVDGSRAGLMLGANIDTRMFPGEWVHGFAVEKQTEHGPRRSLQIFDRHGDAVFKIHLRPASNLDAWNALIGSLTVEDQTAGLVEAPKPAERTARQPLDPSKQAPLRERWGAMNDPHQFFGILRDLDLPRLNALELAGDDYAWRLDGDAVLAMMRHAAAEQIPIMCFVGNRGCIQIHSGPIAALKEMGPWMNVLDPTFHLHLRMDHIKDVWAVRKGADKGHVTSVEAFDGDGNHIIQFFGVRGEGNHERADWRSLVEKLPRMTELQAV
- a CDS encoding heme/hemin ABC transporter substrate-binding protein produces the protein MTCTLLFSALDRVRRKAAVVALSALLAGAPAALAESADLSEAGRIVALGGSLTEIVYALGEQDRLVARDSTSTYPPEAVSLPDAGYFRALSPEGVLSVGPDAILSLEGSGPPETIGLLRQAGLPIVFVPEAFTAEGILAKVRAVGAALGVVDKAEALAAALEADLTATAEAVRGHPERPRVLFVLSMNGGRVLASGSGTAADGMIALAGAVNAVTGFEGYKQLTDEAITEARPDVILMMDRGGEHDASVDQLFAHPAIALTPAGQNRRVVRMDGLYLLGFGPRTAAAARDLARALASDS
- a CDS encoding FecCD family ABC transporter permease, coding for MADQVLGVPAPARTVLDGDRGPRARLVIAALAVLLLAVMAFSLTTGAISLSVVDVVAGWLGLGTEAAAGPEALRDRIILGEIRLPRVVLGALVGASLAVSGAVMQGLFRNPLADPGIVGVSAGAALGAAGLIVLGGTVFSPLLAVAGIFALPLAAFLGGLATTLVLYRIGTRGGYTSIATMLLAGIALGALSGALTGLLVFVANDQQLRDLTFWGLGSLAGATWEKVLAAGPIIAVVLVVVPTMARGLNALVLGEAVAGHLGIRVQRLKGLAIVAVAAATGAGVAVSGGIGFVGIVVPHLLRLTIGPDHRYLLPACALLGASLLILADTVARTIVAPAELPIGILTAIAGAPFFLWILLKRKGLSIA
- a CDS encoding heme ABC transporter ATP-binding protein, whose product is MTRDAGLLETARLSVSIHGKRILHDIDLTARAGTLTAIVGPNGSGKSTLLKALSSELPFAGSARLNGRCIAASPPADMARRRAVLPQQSAINFPLTVTEVVRLGGEMVEPARLRQALDLVGLAGFGGRMYYDLSGGEQQRVQLARVLCQIWEPVADGEPRWLLLDEPVSSLDIHHQLLVMQLAAGYARAGGGVVAVMHDLNLTAMFAGHVLAMKNGRLAAAGTPAETLTTPVLSHVFSCALTVGAAPQRGEPFVLPHSVDLGALSYG
- a CDS encoding PQQ-dependent sugar dehydrogenase, which gives rise to MFRVRRFCRRPLAALAAAVLGLSVLPGAAQEVVRSQQAAFRVEVLTDRLENPWALAFLPDGRMLVTERPGRMRVVEADGTVGAPLAGVPEVYDRGQGGLLDVVLDPDFSSNRLIYFTYAAPVEGGATTRLARARLGETALEDLAVLFTAKTPGSTSRHFGSRLAFGPDGLLYVTVGDRGRDDTAQDLAWHSGKVLRLTRDGAPAPDNPFAGRPGALPEIFTYGNRNPQGLAVTPWGAIWAHEHGPRGGDEVNVISAGSNFGWPLVTHGRAYSGLPIGEGQEKPGTEQPIHVWVPSIAPSGMTFYDGDLFPAWRGDLFLGALALTHLNRLEIEDGRIVGEERLLEAFGWRIRDVRSGPDGMLYLLTDEDDGKLVRLAPAD
- the gdhA gene encoding NADP-specific glutamate dehydrogenase, with protein sequence MKSIDEKLQPILAEVIRRNAGEPEFHQAVHEVLESLGRVVAKHPHYLDLALIERICEPERQIIFRIPWTDDKGQVQINRGFRVQFNSALGPYKGGMRFHPSVNVGIIKFLGFEQTFKNALTGMPIGGGKGGSDFDPKGRSDAEIMRFCQSLMTELHRHLGDQTDVPAGDIGVGGREIGYMFGQYKRLTNRFEAGVFTGKALAYGGSRARTEATGYGSTYFVQAMLQTRGTDFEGKKVVVSGSGNVAIYTIEKVQSFGGQVIAVSDSSGYVLDEAGVDLALLKEVKTVRRERISEYARRRGVGAHFIACDKSSIWEVPCDVAMPSATQNELSGKDARALVKNGVIAVGEGANMPSTPEAVKVFRDAGVLFAPGKAANAGGVATSALEMQQNASRDSWSFEQTEARLAVIMRNIHDTCHQTAEEYGAPGDYVLGANIAGFVRVAEAMRMLGVI